A window of Castanea sativa cultivar Marrone di Chiusa Pesio chromosome 1, ASM4071231v1 contains these coding sequences:
- the LOC142622130 gene encoding pathogenesis-related protein PR-1-like: MKHSEILQMRACLSGITVFLLLISTTTHALTRPSQRLSLANQFLAPHNAARSALGLQPLLWDAKLARYAQWYANQRRFDCALKHSNGPYGENIFWGSGDGWTPSQAVTAWVSERQWYNYWSNSCAGGQECGHYTQIVWSSTRRLGCAKVTCFGGRGDFMTCNYDPPGNYIGERPY, translated from the coding sequence ATGAAACACTCGGAAATTCTTCAAATGCGTGCGTGTTTAAGCGGCATCACTGTTTTTCTCCTACTAATCTCAACTACTACTCATGCTTTAACGAGGCCAAGCCAGCGCCTAAGCCTAGCAAACCAGTTCCTGGCTCCACATAATGCAGCTCGTTCAGCACTTGGACTCCAACCATTGTTGTGGGATGCAAAACTTGCACGCTATGCACAATGGTACGCTAACCAAAGGCGATTCGACTGTGCTTTGAAGCACTCTAATGGCCCTTATGGTGAGAACATTTTCTGGGGTAGTGGAGATGGTTGGACACCTTCTCAGGCCGTCACGGCTTGGGTTTCAGAGCGTCAATGGTACAATTATTGGTCTAACTCTTGCGCTGGTGGACAAGAATGTGGGCATTATACACAGATAGTTTGGAGCTCTACAAGAAGACTTGGGTGTGCTAAGGTGACTTGTTTTGGGGGTAGGGGGGATTTTATGACTTGCAACTATGACCCTCCTGGAAATTATATTGGAGAAAGGCCATATTGA